A window of Ignavibacterium sp. contains these coding sequences:
- a CDS encoding discoidin domain-containing protein, whose protein sequence is MSQLYSGWFKSFFQKTILLIILLSFSLFAQNRWYLSPTGSGNQDGLSRANARFYTNHGTLNIQPGDTVYFVEGYYTQQLDWLKSGAPGALITLMPDPANTGEVVFSNPNDYAIKITGRSYLRLYKLKIRNSLGGVRVGQGKVKYLDSLDIRKSANTGINIYGKVSTTGSFVYDPNYDPGLHSNVDSVFIRWCYVATDTQVTAQTDVITGYWMHGVRIIGNYLFQGNYTGDGHNDCIQLGHGLGDVYITNNVLINLKQASSQIFMNGNSWGGYKTVIYNNVAIHYGAGVGMWQTYAYNGLNPNGGIADIKRDGEVYLINNTMVGKRYLFMMTTLPDTVTGKQLDSLYAVNNIFYHIQSDGSRALGVPRKATESYNAMYIDNNIHAIVGGGSIKHIEAWYGNTPQGNWTLSEWNNLSSMKMLGSTTSSPTFQNLQYNANLYWEEDLRLTSGSVGINAGRNDIKIKGNQWVNLKTLVESFGLEWKGFDNPYVSWSNPVPRSETAPTIGAWEFPGGSSGNLPPNAPSNPNPSNGASGQATSLTLTWSCTDPDGDPLTYDIYFGTNNNPPLAAQNLTNTNFVQNNLNAATTYYWRIVARDNQGATRSGSVWSFTTASTDTIAPRLVSATLIDNITLSLTFSENLNPASVNNTGNYIINNGIQVNSVLLNGSNIRLSTTPHSPGFYNVTVNNVTDMSGNLINSSFNSVSYGYNPDTLLTMVKFTPFNSDASSAPDTNLNPYKTFDGLTANSGDPTTRWAAPGLPQWIGYDLGDTKILNKTRVQFFRYAERTYQYSIQVSVDSVNWTEVRTNVSSLQGAEWDEQILDAVPARYIRIIVLNNSAQNNWASIWETEFYGQLMVSNNEYNDKVPTEFVLEQNYPNPFNPTTKIRFSLPASSLNPFSKGEGTLISLKVYDLLGNEVATLVNEYKQPGVYEVEFDASDLSSGVYIYRLQADAFVNTRKMVLLR, encoded by the coding sequence ATGTCACAATTATATTCTGGCTGGTTTAAATCTTTTTTTCAGAAAACAATCCTACTAATAATATTATTATCCTTCTCTTTATTCGCTCAAAACAGATGGTATTTATCACCTACGGGTTCAGGTAACCAGGATGGTCTGAGCAGAGCTAATGCAAGATTTTATACAAATCATGGCACATTAAATATTCAACCTGGTGATACTGTATATTTTGTAGAAGGGTATTATACTCAGCAATTAGATTGGCTGAAAAGCGGAGCACCTGGTGCTTTAATTACTTTAATGCCAGACCCTGCAAATACTGGTGAAGTAGTTTTCAGTAACCCAAATGATTATGCAATAAAGATTACAGGCAGAAGTTATTTAAGATTATATAAACTTAAAATAAGAAATTCATTAGGTGGAGTAAGAGTTGGACAAGGAAAGGTAAAATATCTTGATTCTTTAGACATAAGAAAAAGTGCAAATACTGGAATAAACATTTACGGGAAAGTTAGCACAACAGGTTCATTTGTTTATGACCCAAATTATGACCCTGGTTTACATAGTAATGTTGACAGTGTATTTATAAGATGGTGTTATGTTGCTACTGATACTCAGGTAACTGCTCAGACAGATGTAATTACAGGATATTGGATGCACGGAGTAAGAATAATTGGGAATTATTTATTTCAAGGAAATTATACGGGTGATGGACATAATGATTGCATTCAACTTGGACATGGTCTTGGAGATGTTTACATTACTAATAATGTGTTAATAAATCTTAAACAAGCCAGCTCTCAAATATTTATGAATGGTAATTCTTGGGGAGGTTACAAAACAGTTATTTATAATAATGTTGCTATACATTATGGAGCAGGTGTTGGAATGTGGCAAACCTACGCATATAATGGACTTAATCCAAATGGTGGGATAGCTGATATAAAAAGAGATGGAGAAGTATATTTAATAAATAATACAATGGTTGGGAAAAGATATTTGTTTATGATGACAACATTGCCAGATACGGTAACAGGTAAACAACTTGACAGTTTATATGCAGTTAATAATATCTTTTATCATATACAATCTGATGGTTCAAGAGCTTTAGGAGTACCACGAAAAGCAACAGAAAGTTATAATGCTATGTATATTGATAATAACATACATGCTATCGTAGGTGGAGGAAGCATAAAACATATTGAGGCTTGGTATGGTAATACACCACAAGGTAATTGGACATTAAGCGAATGGAATAATCTTTCATCTATGAAAATGTTAGGTTCAACTACTTCATCACCTACATTCCAAAATCTACAATATAATGCAAATTTATATTGGGAAGAAGATTTAAGATTAACGTCTGGAAGCGTTGGAATAAATGCGGGAAGAAATGATATTAAAATTAAAGGTAATCAGTGGGTTAATCTGAAAACACTTGTTGAATCATTCGGGCTTGAATGGAAAGGATTTGATAATCCTTATGTTAGCTGGAGTAACCCTGTTCCACGCAGTGAAACAGCTCCAACAATAGGTGCATGGGAATTTCCCGGTGGTTCATCAGGCAACCTGCCACCAAATGCACCTTCAAATCCCAATCCATCTAATGGTGCTTCCGGTCAGGCCACATCACTGACACTTACCTGGTCCTGCACTGATCCTGATGGCGATCCGCTTACTTATGATATTTATTTTGGTACAAATAATAATCCACCTCTTGCAGCACAGAATCTCACAAACACTAATTTTGTTCAAAATAATCTGAACGCAGCAACGACATATTACTGGAGAATTGTGGCCAGGGATAATCAGGGGGCTACGAGATCAGGCAGTGTGTGGAGCTTCACAACAGCCAGCACTGACACAATAGCTCCAAGACTTGTTAGTGCAACCTTGATTGATAATATAACGCTTTCACTTACATTTTCGGAAAATCTTAATCCGGCATCTGTTAATAATACAGGGAATTATATTATAAATAACGGAATACAGGTCAACAGTGTTTTACTTAATGGATCAAATATACGATTAAGCACCACACCACATTCACCAGGTTTTTATAATGTAACAGTTAATAATGTTACTGATATGTCGGGTAATCTGATTAATTCCTCTTTTAATTCAGTTTCATATGGATACAACCCTGATACATTGCTGACCATGGTTAAATTTACTCCTTTCAATTCAGATGCATCCAGTGCACCAGATACAAACTTAAACCCATATAAAACATTTGATGGACTTACTGCGAACAGTGGTGATCCTACTACGAGATGGGCCGCACCAGGCTTGCCGCAATGGATTGGTTATGACCTTGGGGATACCAAAATACTGAACAAAACCCGAGTACAGTTTTTCAGATATGCTGAAAGAACTTATCAGTATTCTATTCAGGTTTCTGTTGACTCGGTTAATTGGACTGAAGTTAGAACTAATGTATCTTCTTTACAAGGCGCAGAGTGGGATGAGCAAATTCTGGACGCGGTTCCAGCAAGATATATCAGGATAATTGTATTAAATAACTCAGCTCAAAATAACTGGGCCAGTATCTGGGAAACAGAGTTTTATGGTCAGTTGATGGTTTCTAATAATGAATATAACGATAAAGTTCCTACAGAATTTGTGCTTGAGCAGAATTATCCGAATCCGTTTAATCCGACAACAAAAATAAGATTCAGTTTGCCAGCCTCATCCCTAAATCCCTTCTCCAAAGGAGAAGGGACTTTGATTAGTCTGAAAGTTTATGATTTATTGGGAAATGAAGTAGC
- a CDS encoding peptidoglycan bridge formation glycyltransferase FemA/FemB family protein, which produces MELTRESLSEELVKDIKPINNVRTDESYSFFNQFIIDDKVIKVYESKILIDDEWDKFVTGINDSCLHQLSGWADVKSSEGWDFIRFIYTQDNIIIGGYQILIKNFPFIGKIAYLNHAPVTQIQNYEFVKKLIEDFRIIIKKIGIRLAIISPPFNNNILVDELTTRFDRNIFFNVINAEAEMDLSADENTILKNMLRMRRQNISKRTTYNYHIFEGGEEHLETFFKLMSDTCQRNNVKPNPSSLAMVKKIWNYYHYKNLLNLYLFSINNEIVSAILAFEYQDRFIPWKFGWSGKYAKFKPNDIFHWELIRIAKQKGFKKYNLGGVNLSTAEKLSSLNKNLNEKELKSATFYKMGFGCYIRRLPDSVVHIPNPVLRALYKFYLSLNKSKLILKKKFRINLNAH; this is translated from the coding sequence ATGGAACTTACAAGAGAATCATTATCAGAAGAGTTAGTAAAAGACATTAAACCTATAAATAATGTCCGGACTGATGAATCTTATTCTTTCTTTAATCAATTTATAATTGATGATAAAGTAATCAAAGTTTATGAGTCTAAAATTCTGATTGATGATGAATGGGATAAATTTGTCACTGGAATAAACGACAGCTGCCTGCACCAATTAAGTGGGTGGGCTGATGTTAAGAGTTCAGAAGGGTGGGATTTTATCAGATTTATTTACACACAAGACAACATAATAATAGGGGGCTATCAAATTTTAATTAAAAATTTTCCTTTTATCGGTAAGATTGCATATTTGAATCACGCCCCTGTTACACAGATTCAGAATTATGAATTTGTAAAAAAATTAATTGAAGATTTTAGGATTATTATTAAAAAGATAGGAATTAGACTAGCAATAATAAGCCCACCATTCAATAACAATATTCTGGTTGATGAATTAACTACCCGATTTGATAGGAATATTTTTTTCAATGTGATAAATGCAGAAGCTGAGATGGACTTATCAGCAGATGAAAATACAATTTTAAAGAATATGCTAAGAATGCGAAGGCAGAATATCAGCAAGAGAACTACTTATAATTACCACATTTTTGAAGGAGGTGAGGAACATCTTGAAACCTTCTTTAAACTTATGTCTGACACTTGTCAAAGGAATAATGTGAAGCCAAATCCTTCAAGTTTGGCTATGGTAAAGAAAATATGGAATTATTATCATTACAAAAACTTGCTGAATCTATACTTGTTTAGTATCAACAATGAAATTGTTTCTGCAATTCTTGCTTTTGAATATCAGGATCGCTTTATTCCATGGAAATTTGGTTGGTCAGGTAAATATGCAAAATTTAAGCCCAATGACATTTTTCACTGGGAGTTAATTCGAATTGCTAAGCAGAAAGGATTTAAAAAGTATAACTTAGGAGGAGTCAATTTATCAACCGCCGAAAAACTTTCTTCATTAAATAAAAATCTTAATGAGAAAGAACTCAAATCAGCTACCTTTTACAAGATGGGTTTTGGCTGCTATATTAGACGACTACCTGATTCTGTTGTTCATATTCCCAACCCGGTTTTAAGGGCATTATATAAATTTTACCTAAGCTTGAACAAAAGTAAACTAATACTAAAGAAAAAATTCCGCATTAACCTTAATGCTCATTAA
- a CDS encoding ImmA/IrrE family metallo-endopeptidase: MIAKANARLVIEKFGITKPEHIDLYAIAGYENIIIEEANLKNHLARIHHTENVGLIKINKDITDTGQKRFVIAHELGHFLNERKKDIRSCTSSDLLSYKSKKEFERNANIFAAELLMYEKWFWEFTRGKIPGAKLIKDCAEYFKTSLTSAAIRYAEIGNHPVAIILSKDKKVIWSAINKNFTFQWIPAGYKVNANSYAYDYFTTGQMDTDINEVLADAWFLEDKLYRRNYRMYEQNMYLTNYKSVLTILWER, translated from the coding sequence ATGATTGCAAAAGCAAATGCCAGATTAGTAATTGAAAAATTCGGGATTACCAAACCCGAGCATATAGATCTTTATGCAATAGCCGGATATGAAAATATAATTATTGAGGAAGCAAATCTTAAAAATCACTTAGCGCGGATTCATCATACAGAAAATGTCGGATTAATTAAAATTAACAAGGATATTACAGACACAGGACAAAAAAGATTTGTTATAGCACACGAGCTTGGTCATTTTCTAAATGAAAGGAAAAAAGATATTCGCAGTTGCACCTCATCGGATTTGTTAAGTTATAAATCGAAAAAAGAGTTTGAGCGTAATGCTAATATTTTTGCGGCTGAATTACTGATGTATGAAAAATGGTTTTGGGAATTTACAAGAGGTAAAATTCCGGGCGCCAAATTGATTAAAGATTGTGCAGAGTACTTTAAAACTTCTCTAACTTCGGCAGCAATAAGATATGCTGAAATTGGTAATCATCCGGTTGCCATTATTCTGAGCAAAGATAAAAAAGTAATCTGGAGTGCAATTAATAAAAACTTTACTTTCCAATGGATTCCCGCAGGATATAAAGTTAATGCTAATTCATATGCATATGATTATTTTACAACAGGACAAATGGATACTGACATTAACGAAGTGCTGGCTGATGCCTGGTTTTTAGAGGATAAACTTTATAGAAGAAATTACAGAATGTATGAGCAGAATATGTATCTGACTAATTATAAGTCGGTGCTTACGATTTTATGGGAGAGATGA
- a CDS encoding DNRLRE domain-containing protein codes for MKLLKLFPALLMLTLGLLIIGCNEKPDITSPQNDFSSVKKIVIPQGATIDYAKFWIYSTAPKGHYTYAHRITADWTECDVTWNSFANSFDPTVVDSFLNNSTGWKSLEVTSLVNDWLNGSAPNFGILLKDRTTDPGYTWQRSMYDTRETSNKPYLEICYTYNGVQTCTTDVAIADVYIWQLNPNTNYCTQTTLYTGARQVNQEKYSLIRFELESPPPVVYDCETAYAYGQGNSLQTLCFLNISNKNGKNWGWTNKISEGTYNWPIYAGAGQCDISKGTLVGTLNVVYSGGTATITYNALPGFIIGDTHVWVGQGSNLLPKAPNGKWTSAPGQFNYNGQNPVVVTGLSGDIWIAAHSGVCWARQ; via the coding sequence ATGAAGTTGCTTAAATTATTTCCAGCATTATTAATGCTGACATTAGGGCTTTTGATTATTGGCTGTAATGAAAAGCCAGATATTACAAGTCCGCAAAATGATTTTTCAAGTGTCAAGAAAATTGTAATACCGCAAGGTGCTACAATAGACTATGCCAAGTTTTGGATTTATTCGACAGCACCTAAAGGTCATTACACGTATGCCCACAGAATAACTGCAGATTGGACGGAGTGTGATGTAACCTGGAACTCGTTTGCAAATTCATTCGATCCAACTGTTGTGGATTCATTCCTTAACAATTCAACTGGCTGGAAATCCTTGGAAGTTACAAGTTTAGTTAATGATTGGCTTAATGGAAGTGCACCAAATTTCGGTATTCTTCTGAAAGACAGAACAACTGACCCGGGATATACCTGGCAGCGTTCGATGTACGATACCCGTGAGACATCAAACAAACCATATCTCGAAATTTGTTATACATATAATGGAGTTCAGACCTGTACAACAGATGTTGCTATTGCTGATGTATACATTTGGCAACTGAATCCCAACACAAACTATTGCACACAAACTACACTTTATACCGGGGCTCGTCAGGTTAATCAGGAAAAATATTCCCTGATTCGATTTGAGCTTGAATCACCACCACCAGTTGTTTATGACTGCGAAACAGCTTATGCTTATGGACAGGGAAATAGTCTGCAGACTTTATGTTTTCTGAATATTTCAAATAAGAATGGAAAGAACTGGGGATGGACAAATAAAATCTCAGAAGGAACATATAACTGGCCAATTTATGCAGGTGCCGGACAATGTGATATTAGTAAAGGAACATTAGTAGGAACATTAAATGTAGTTTACTCAGGCGGCACTGCTACAATTACTTATAATGCTCTTCCTGGTTTTATTATAGGTGATACTCATGTATGGGTTGGACAAGGTTCTAATTTACTTCCCAAAGCACCAAATGGTAAATGGACTTCGGCCCCGGGTCAGTTTAATTATAATGGACAAAACCCCGTTGTTGTAACTGGTTTATCAGGTGATATATGGATTGCGGCACATTCAGGTGTTTGCTGGGCAAGACAATAA